From the Nodularia sphaerocarpa UHCC 0038 genome, the window TAGGTGCTAATTTTATGAATTAGCACCGCTAATTATTGATTTTATATTAAGTAATATAATCTTTCAGGACTAACTTAAGTTCTTTACTAATGGGTAATTTATCAATTTCTTTATTAAGATTTATTAGTAATTCACCTTTTGCTCGTCTTTCTTTGTAAATGCCTTTGAGTAGTGCTTCTAAACCATATTTACTTAGTGCATCTGATGCTAATCCTATGATTCCAAGCAGTACAATGCCCCCTACCATTCCGCCAGGACCCAACATAGCTAATGCCGCAGTAATTGCAGCAGCACCAGCTAACCCAGTTGATGCCATTGTAATGAGAAGTATAATGGCTGGTAATCCAATACCTGCTAATTTTCTAACAATTTCATCCATGATTCCAATTCCTTTTTAATGTGCTGCAAACTGTTCCTGTGTCAAACCAGACAGCAGGCGAAGTTCGCGGATGAACTTACCAATCTCCGGCTGTGTGAATGCCAAAGGCTGTTTCCTGAACATCTGCCTAACCCATTATTTTGATGTAGCAAATGATGTGTCAATTGCAATCATAAACACATTTAAACGCAATGGCAAGAGTTGAAATGGTTAATTTTTAATGATTACTATTTAAAAAATCAATACATCCAAAAGATTATTTTAAGTAAATTCCACAGTAATTGCCATAGCTATTCAACCCCCATAACTCTTTAGTAGGGGAAAGTGCCTAGCAAGTGTAATATGGGGCAGTACAAAAATATGTAGAACCACATATTAAACCATGAAAAAACTACTGATATCTATCTCAGCTTAAGTAATTTAACCATTGGTTAATTATCTTGATTTTTCAAGGTTTGCCGAGAAACCCACTTCATCACACCAGGAAATAATCGGTATAAACCCTGAGAAACATTGGCGGAACCAACCATGACATCTGATTTTTGATGCTTGACTGCATCCCATATAGCATTTGCTACGTCTTCCGGCTTCTCTATTACAGGAGTTTTCAGGACATTATCAAGCTGTTCCCTTCGAGTTTGGATTTCTTGTTCATCCTGTCCTCGAAAAACTGCCCGTTCCATAAAATTACTCTTGATTAAATTGGGATAAATGCCACAAACTTGAATACCTTTTGGTTGTAATTCCGCTTGCAATGTTTCTGTTAACCCTGTCACCGCAAACTTACTCGTACAGTAAGGAACCAAGTAAGCTGTAGGTACTTTACCCCCGATAGAACTAACATTAACTATGGTTCCCCTTAGACGTTTGAGAAAATGCGGTAAAAGGGCATGAATAGTATGAATATATCCCCAAAGGTTAGTGTCTATAACTTCGTGCCAATCATGGAGAGAAAATTGTTCTATTGGCCCTGATGCAAATATCCCGGCATTATTTACCAAGACATCAATATCAGCATAATTTTCTAATGCTGTCTGCACTAATATATCTACCTGAGATGGATCTTTGACATCGCAAGTTATAGTTAATGGTGCAGGATGACCAAGGCTTTCTATCTCTTGGGCTGTGGCTGCTAATGTGTCAGCATGACGGGCTGCAAGTACAAGATTATAACCTTGGCGGGAAAATAACAAAGCCGTTGCTTTACCGATGCCTTGAGATGCACCTGTAATTAATACTGTAGGAGCCATACTCAGCAATTATAAATATATTACCTATTCATTATTTTGGCTCATAATATTCACGAAACCTTCTAACTTTCGTTAGATTTTTGATCAGTTCTGAAATTTGATTTCTTTGTTCTGATAGCTATGTTTATGGCATTTATAAATCATTTGTGAAAAACGAACTACTGCTATTTTCCACTTTTAAGAGTATTCCTCACAAATATCAAAATCTCATCCTTTAGACTTGCTGATACTTTGGCACTTGAGACAGATAATACTAAATGAGCAGCTAAATACTATGAGAAAGGTAATTTTATTTTTTTTTCGGAAAATTAATCATGGGATCTTATCCTAGTGATGCTACTGAAACCGCCGACAATGGCAAAGATTGTAATGCCTGGAAATTTGGGTTTACGCCGAAATCTGAACTTTGGAATTGTCCCTTGGCGATGATTGTTTTGTTTTTTACTGAGTTTATGCTCTCAATGGCTACGCTGTAGCGCAAGAATTACTTAAAGTTAGTTCCTAATAGTGAATTTTTGAGCGGTAGACTACGGATGCTAAACTAAACAGTGTCTTCACCCTCATTGCCTATTCTCTGATCTGAAAACAGTTTTTGGTATGGCGATCATAATGTGTAATAATAATTAAGTTTCTTAATATTTCTACACAGTTTGGCATGATTAGCACTGCCTAGTGCAGAACGCTTACCACGAAAGAGTGGTTTTCCATAACTGTATTTTGAGAATTTTCACCTGAATCCTACGCGGAGTAAAAGCGTGTTCCAGTTAGAACAACCACCATTACCTGAAATTAAAATCACTGCTACCACCCCAGCCGTGAAAAATAAATCCCCATTTGGGGGTATTTTCATGGCGATCGCCATTATTAGTATATGGGCTATCAGCCTCGGTTTGTTACTTTATATTGATATATCCCAATTCAAATTTTGGATGTTGTTGCCAATCATCTTTTGGCAAACATTTTTATATACGGGATTATTTATTACAGCTCATGATGCCATGCACGGGGTAGTTTTTCCCAAAAATCCTAAAATCAACCATTTCATTGGCTCATTGTGCTTGTTTCTTTATGGTCTTTTACCTTATCAAAAACTTTTAAAAAAGCATTGGCAACATCACCATAATCCAGCCAGTGAAACAGATCCAGATTTTCACAACGGTAAGCAGAAAAACTTTTTTGCTTGGTATTTATATTTTATGAAGCGTTACTGGAGTTGGTTACAAATTATCACATTAATGATTATCTATAACGTGGTAAAAGCTATATGGCATCTTCCTGATGATAATCTGACTTATTTTTGGGTAGTGCCATCAATTTTAAGTTCCTTACAATTATTTTATTTTGGGACTTTTTTACCCCATCGTGAACCTGTAGAAGGTTATCAAGATCCTCATCGTTCTCAAACTATTAGCCGTCCAATTTGGTGGTCATTCATAACTTGTTACCATTTTGGTTATCATCATGAACATCATGAATACCCTCATGTTCCTTGGTGGCAATTACCTGAAGTTTATAAAATGTCTAAATCAAATGTGTAAATACATTTCAACTGAGTAGTTACGTAGGGCGGGCATTTTTGCCCTCCCACACAAGATAAGAATAATTAAACGCCGATAAACGCTGATAAACGCTGATGTTTGGAGTTTTTAGGGTGAAAGTTCGGTATTCATGTTGGTTTCTGGTAAGGGCGATGGGCTACCCTCCACCTGCGGCGATCGCACGGTTAAATAAATCAAGGGACCGAATAGGGGAATGAAGGAGATTAACCAGAAAAATGCCTGATTTTTCATCCCCCGACGCGCCATATCATCTCCCAATAATGCGGGAAATAATAAAGAAAGTACGCAGAAGTCTAAACTCATCACATGGATGAAGCGGCTAGTTTCCCACTGCTGCACAAAATCTCCCCAATCTCCTTGTAAACCATAGGCGACTAGAATTACTGCGCCGATAGTTAAAATCAAACCAGTAATCCGAGAATCTAGCAATTTCAGCCAGAGATTTTTGTTTCCAGAAAACTCCTGATTTGGTTCCCGTAAAGCTAAATAAGGTAATAGCGCAAAAGCACCGACAGCAAATGAAGCGGTAGCAAATGGCCAAGCCCGGATTTTTTGCCCTCTACCATCCATAAACAGAATTGCACTATAAATTACAGGCCAAATGCCCATGAGGTTGAATAATGCGATGACTAGGGGGTTAATACCTTCCCATTTACCAACGGAAAGATTTTTAATTAATTCAAATGTATCAGGTTGATCTGGGGGAGCAAAGATAAAAGCATAGGTAAGAAATCCCAGCCATATTAAACCAAAGGCAATTTTTCTGAGCATGATTTAAAAAATTTAACTAAAAGCTTCTGAGAGGTAATCAGCCGCAGCCGCGACAACTGCGATCGCACTATCATAATCTAGGCGTGTCGGTCCCAAAACTCCTACACTTCCTACCGGTAGCAAACCCCGGCGATAGGTAGAAGTAATTAAAGTGCAGGTACGTATAGGCTCTAGGGGGTTTTCTGTACCAATGCGAACCGTTACCTTGGACTTACCCACCTCTTCCCCTTCCGGTTCTGCAAAGATTAATCGCCACAGTTGGTCTTGTTCTTCCTCCAGCAGGTGGATAATTGTCTGTGCTTGCTGTAATTGAGAAAATTCTGGCTGACGCAAAACTTCAGCCACCCCCCGAACCATAATTTGGGTTGTAGTTGGTGTCAAATTACGACGAGTTAATTCGGCGACTGAACCTTTCAAGAATTCGCCATAACGTTGGAAAGCCTGATCTAACTCACTCCAGTCCAGGTTAGCTAATTCCAATAAACTGCGTCCCCGCAAGTGGGTATTCAAAAAATTAGAAACAATCTGCA encodes:
- a CDS encoding DUF2834 domain-containing protein, whose amino-acid sequence is MLRKIAFGLIWLGFLTYAFIFAPPDQPDTFELIKNLSVGKWEGINPLVIALFNLMGIWPVIYSAILFMDGRGQKIRAWPFATASFAVGAFALLPYLALREPNQEFSGNKNLWLKLLDSRITGLILTIGAVILVAYGLQGDWGDFVQQWETSRFIHVMSLDFCVLSLLFPALLGDDMARRGMKNQAFFWLISFIPLFGPLIYLTVRSPQVEGSPSPLPETNMNTELSP
- a CDS encoding SDR family NAD(P)-dependent oxidoreductase; translated protein: MAPTVLITGASQGIGKATALLFSRQGYNLVLAARHADTLAATAQEIESLGHPAPLTITCDVKDPSQVDILVQTALENYADIDVLVNNAGIFASGPIEQFSLHDWHEVIDTNLWGYIHTIHALLPHFLKRLRGTIVNVSSIGGKVPTAYLVPYCTSKFAVTGLTETLQAELQPKGIQVCGIYPNLIKSNFMERAVFRGQDEQEIQTRREQLDNVLKTPVIEKPEDVANAIWDAVKHQKSDVMVGSANVSQGLYRLFPGVMKWVSRQTLKNQDN
- the crtW gene encoding beta-carotene ketolase CrtW; this translates as MFQLEQPPLPEIKITATTPAVKNKSPFGGIFMAIAIISIWAISLGLLLYIDISQFKFWMLLPIIFWQTFLYTGLFITAHDAMHGVVFPKNPKINHFIGSLCLFLYGLLPYQKLLKKHWQHHHNPASETDPDFHNGKQKNFFAWYLYFMKRYWSWLQIITLMIIYNVVKAIWHLPDDNLTYFWVVPSILSSLQLFYFGTFLPHREPVEGYQDPHRSQTISRPIWWSFITCYHFGYHHEHHEYPHVPWWQLPEVYKMSKSNV